From one Chanodichthys erythropterus isolate Z2021 chromosome 3, ASM2448905v1, whole genome shotgun sequence genomic stretch:
- the ints1 gene encoding integrator complex subunit 1 isoform X3 gives MNRPKPTSIRRPSNNKPSGHPPPGDFIALGAKSQGSEPKANPALLKPPSTVLPPDRKREAASSLPSSSSLSSLSKRPKHSNTPPSALSRLAEVAAVDKRSISPSIKEPSVVPIEVSPAVLLDEIEAAEAEGNDDRIEGVLCGAVKQLKMNRAKPDMTLYLSLMFLAKIKPNVFATEGVIEALCSLLRRDASINFKAKGNNLVSVLACNLLMAAYEEDENWPEIFVKVYIEDSLGERIWVDSSHCKTFVDNIQTAFTTKMPPKSMLLQTETGRSGGDLSAGNSPHPSTPDEDEGQTELLIAEEKLSPEDDGQVMPRYEELAESVEEYVLDVLRDQLNRRQPMDNVSRNLLRLLTATCGYKEVRLMAVQRLEMWLQNPKLTRPAQDLLMSLCMNCNTHGSDDMEVISNLIKIRLKPKVLLNHYMLCVRELLNAHRDNLGTMVKFVIFNELSNARNPNNMQVLHTVLQHSPEQAPKFLAMVFQDLLTNKDDYLRASRALLREIIKQTKHEINFQSFCLGLMQERKEASYVDMEFKERFVIQVTDLLTVSMMLGITAQVKEAGIAWDKGEKKTNIKTKDRNRRESDICTDLEALRSFQNQIAAIQRDAVWWLHSVVPTISKVGPKDYVHCLHKVLFTEQPETYYKWDNWPPESDRNFFLRLCSEVPLLEDTLMRILVIGLSRDLPLGPADAMELADHLVKRAAGVQSDDLEVLRVERIQLIDAVLNLCTYHHPENIQLPAGYQPPNLAISTLYWKAWLLLLVVAAFNPQKIGLAAWDGYPTLKMLMEMVMTNNYSYPPCTVADEETKTEMINRELQISQKERQEILAFESHLAAASTKQTITETNSLLLSQLTSLDPKGPPRRPPPLVLDQVKSLNQSLRLGHLLCRSRNPDFLLNIIQRQASSQSMPWLADLVQSSEGSLDVLPVQCLCEFLLHDAADDTSSIDDEEEGESKEQRVKKRQRQQKQRQLLGRLQDLLLGPKADEQTTCEVLDYFLRRLSSSQVASRVLAMKGLSLVLTEGGLRDGEERDQLMEEDSGDAELLPGYQWLLQDLPKLPLFDSVRGLTASALQQAIHMETDPQTISAYLIYLSQHAPVEEQSLHNDLALDVARLIVERSTIMNCLFAKHSCRPESDAVLSALITIFSAYIRRMRKTKEGEDLYSWSESQDQVFLRWTTGETATMHILVVHAMVILLTLGPPKGESEFYILLDIWFPDKKPLPTAFLVDTSEEALLLPDWLKLRMIRSEVSRLVDAALQDLEPQQLLLFVQSFGIPVSSMSKLLQYLDQAVSHDPQTLEQNIMDKNYMAHLVEVQHERGATGGHTFHSLLSTSLPQRRDSSEVSRAKVTVETPHGSVKMRAVSQVPVIGPEDDLTGILLQLFPLKVDPRWPPPPVRPLSLALQQTLAQEVLRARQGHIQQGGAAGRLLQALAALLNSPHAGALVMAMHHSHTISCPLLRQLHLYQRLVSQDVGFSSLFFNAVMQMLTWLENSAVETGPLHSLLKSLAAQYSHKHRITDVRTGFLHLAEALAYRRDSEVAARGIIASLRAGEKCNAEPELLRKVLQGLMEVKSPYLEELLSLLMTIGTENGTPGNAAGPVAMVISLLLQETEERGVKIEVDSKITESKKPGSCSGLLVDWLELLDPEVTSVCSDLQQKLLFAQNKAKSSGVSVAPSYRPYLLALLTHQSNWSTLHQCISSLLNKHREQRLDPTSALDFLWACSHIPRIWQGRDQKTPQKRTEQFVLKLCSEELISLVDLILSESELSCRDSATSKSALDQVSCSLLQSRLPLLHSCLHSDLDNVKKVSEYLISCVKKWGDSIMSKRCQTLLLQIYLHFPEVIQHIRLPEATLSAEGAADGSTCKLDVLVHRLITLLADTGDSKSAENRVSDANLACRKLAVSHPVLLLRHLPMIAALLHGRIHLNLHEIRQQTHLTFFSDVLAVLELLQPLVFHSDHQRALQDCLLSFIKVLQNFRRSSRMPIINKFVQFIQKYITYDAASAVPFLQKHSDVLQGLSTENPDLVQLKSLLAGLTLPVKSGSSESAAEDRDAEDSSSGSLPLVNISASVPLTAADMTKCLKKISKGEAIEDVFEGLTEVDEKSKRNPEIIQYFVNDLQRLMSSPEEVCRNMAFSLALRCIQNIPSMAAEFLPTFMYCLGSGNFDVVQTALRNLPEYVLLCQEHADILLHKAFLVGIYGQIDTSSMIAESMKVLRMEATT, from the exons ATGAATCGACCAAAGCCAACAAGCATCAGGCGTCCCAGTAACAACAAACCATCAG GTCACCCACCTCCAGGGGATTTCATTGCTCTTGGAGCGAAGAGTCAAGGCAGTGAGCCGAAAGCAAACCCAGCTCTCTTGAAGCCACCGTCCACCGTTTTGCCCCCAGACCGCAAGAGAGAGGCAGCTTCATCCCTACCCTCTTCCTCCAGCCTGTCCAGTCTTTCCAAACGGCCCAAGCACTCTAATACTCCACCCAGTGCCCTCTCTCGCCTCGCTGAGGTGGCTGCTGTTGACAAGAGATCAATATCCCCTTCAATCAAAGAGCCATCTGTAGTTCCTATTGAAG TCTCCCCTGCTGTTCTTCTGGATGAGATAGAGGCAGCGGAGGCAGAGGGTAATGACGACCGCATTGAGGGTGTGCTCTGCGGGGCTGTCAAACAGCTGAAGATGAACAGAGCCAAGCCTGACATGACGCTGTACCTCAGCCTTATGTTTCTGGCCAAAATCAAGCCCAATGTCTTTGCCACAGAGGGTGTGATAGAG GCTCTCTGCAGTTTGCTCCGCCGTGATGCCTCAATTAACTTTAAGGCCAAGGGGAACAACCTGGTGTCCGTGCTGGCCTGTAACCTTTTAATGGCCGCCTATGAGGAGGATGAAAACTGGCCTGAGATATTTGTCAAA GTCTACATTGAGGACTCTCTCGGTGAGCGGATCTGGGTGGACAGCTCGCACTGTAAAACATTTGTTGATAACATCCAGACTGCCTTCACAACAAAGATGCCTCCTAAAAGTATGCTGCTCCAGACGGAAACAGGGCGGTCAGGAGGTGACCTCAGTGCAG GGAACAGCCCTCATCCTTCCACTCCAGATGAAGATGAAGGTCAGACTGAGCTCCTAATCGCTGAAGAGAAACTCAGTCCAGAGGATGATGGACAGGTTATGCCCAG GTACGAAGAGCTGGCTGAAAGTGTGGAGGAGTACGTGTTGGATGTTTTGAGGGACCAGCTGAACCGTCGCCAGCCCATGGACAATGTGTCCAGGAACCTTTTGCGTCTTCTCACAGCCACCTGTGGTTATAAAGAGGTCCGACTGATGGCCGTGCAGAGACTCGAGATGTGGTTACAGAATCCCAAG CTGACTCGGCCAGCACAGGATCTTCTCATGTCTCTGTGCATGAACTGTAATACACACGGCTCAGACGATATGGAGGTCATCTCGAACCTCATCAAGATCCGCCTCAAACCTAAAGTTCTCCTCAACCACTACATGCTGTGTGTCAG GGAACTTCTGAATGCTCACCGAGATAATCTGGGCACCATGGTGAAGTTTGTGATCTTTAACGAGTTGTCAAATGCCAGAAATCCCAATAATATGCAAGTCCTCCATACTGTTCTGCAACATAGCCCAGAGCAGGCACCCAAG TTTCTTGCAATGGTGTTCCAGGACTTGCTGACCAATAAGGACGACTACCTGCGGGCATCGCGGGCCTTGCTTAGGGAAATCATTAAACAGACCAAACATGAGATCAACTTCCAGTCCTTTTGTTTAGGCCTCATGCAAGAGAGGAAAGAGGCCAGTTATGTGGACATGGAGTTCAAA GAGCGATTTGTCATCCAAGTGACGGATCTCTTGACGGTGTCCATGATGTTGGGGATCACGGCTCAGGTCAAAGAGGCCGGCATTGCGTGGGACAAAGGAGAGAAGAAGA CTAATATCAAGACCAAAGACCGCAATAGGAGAGAGAGCGACATCTGCACTG ATCTGGAAGCACTGAGGTCCTTTCAGAACCAGATCGCCGCCATCCAGAGAGATGCAGTGTGGTGGCTACACTCAGTGGTTCCTACCATCAGTAAAGTGGGACCTAAAGACTACGTGCACTG TCTTCACAAGGTGCTTTTCACAGAGCAGCCTGAGACCTATTATAAATGGGACAACTGGCCACCTGAGAGTGACAGAAA tttCTTTCTCCGGCTGTGCTCTGAGGTTCCTCTGCTGGAGGATACACTGATGCGCATCTTAGTGATCGGTCTCTCACGTGATTTGCCACTGGGCCCAGCTGACGCCATGGAGTTGGCCGATCACCTGGTGAAGAGAGCTGCAGGAGTTCAGTCTGATG ACTTGGAAGTGTTGCGAGTCGAGAGGATCCAGCTCATTGATGCTGTGCTGAACCTTTGCACCTACCATCACCCAGAGAACATCCAGCTTCCTGCAGG GTATCAACCTCCAAATCTGGCCATATCAACTCTTTACTGGAAGGCCTGGCTCCTGCTGCTTGTGGTGGCAGCGTTCAACCCACAGAAAATCG GTTTGGCAGCGTGGGATGGTTACCCCACTCTGAAAATGCTCATGGAGATGGTTATGACAAA CAACTATTCTTACCCTCCGTGCACGGTGGCCGACGAGGAGACCAAAACAGAGATGATCAATCGAGAGCTGCAGATTTCTCAGAAGGAGCGGCAGGAGATCCTGGCCTTTGAGAGCCACCTGGCAGCTGCCTCCACCAAGCAGACCATAACAGAAACCAACAGCCTTCTGCTGTCCCAGCTCACCAGCCTAGACCCCAA GGGACCCCCACGTAGGCCACCACCTCTTGTCCTGGATCAAGTGAAGAGTCTGAACCAGTCTTTGCGCCTGGGCCATTTGCTCTGCCGCAGCCGCAACCCTGACTTCCTGCTCAATATCATCCAGAGACAA GCATCCTCTCAGTCTATGCCGTGGCTGGCTGATCTCGTCCAGTCCAGCGAAGGGTCCTTGGACGTGCTGCCTGTTCAGTGCCTGTGTGAATTCCTCCTCCATGATGCTGCTGATGACACCTCTTCCATTGATGATGAGGAGGAAGGAGAGAGCAAAGAGCAGAGAGTGAAGAAAAGACAG AGGCAGCAGAAACAGAGGCAGCTTCTTGGGCGACTGCAGGACCTTCTGCTGGGTCCTAAGGCTGATGAACAGACCACATGCGAGGTCTTGGACTACTTCCTGCGGCGTCTCAGTTCTTCTCAGGTGGCCTCTAGAGTGCTGGCCATGAAG GGGCTGTCTCTGGTGCTGACTGAGGGAGGATTAAGAGATGGAGAAGAGAGGGATCAGCTCATGGAGGAGGACTCTGGAGATGCAGAGTTATTGCCAGGCTACCAGTGGCTCCTTCAGGACCTCCCCAAACTCCCTTTGTTTGATAGCGTGAGAGGCTTGACAGCCAGCGCCTTACAGCAG GCAATTCACATGGAGACAGATCCTCAAACCATTAGTGCATACCTGATTTACCTATCCCAGCATGCACCAGTGGAGGAGCAGTCCCTCCACAATGACCTGGCCTTG GATGTGGCTCGTCTGATAGTGGAACGCTCCACTATAATGAACTGCCTGTTCGCCAAGCACTCCTGCAGGCCAGAGTCTGACGCCGTTCTCTCGGCTCTGATCACCATCTTCTCTGCCTACATCCGTCGTATGAGGAAGACAAAAGAGGGAGAGGATCTGTACAGTTGG TCAGAGTCTCAGGATCAAGTGTTTCTGCGATGGACCACAGGAGAAACAGCCACCATGCACATTCTGGTGGTCCATGCTATGGTCATCCTGCTCACGCTGGGACCTCCCAAAG GGGAAAGTGAGTTCTATATACTGCTGGATATCTGGTTTCCTGATAAAAAGCCCCTTCCTACTGCGTTCCTTGTTGACACGTCTGAGGAGGCCCTTCTTTTGCCAGATTGGCTAAAATTAAGGATGATCCGATCTGAGGTCTCCCGATTGGTCGATGCAG CCCTACAGGATCTGGAGCCCCAGCAGCTGCTGTTGTTCGTCCAGTCCTTTGGGATCCCTGTCTCCAGCATGAGCAAACTGCTGCAGTATCTGGACCAGGCCGTGTCCCATGATCCCCAGACACTGGAGCAAAACATCATGGACAAGA ACTACATGGCACATCTGGTGGAAGTCCAGCATGAGAGAGGAGCTACAGGAGGACACACGTTTCACAGTTTGCTCAGTACTTCACTTCCTCAACGCAGAG ACAGCTCAGAGGTGAGCAGGGCTAAGGTTACCGTCGAAACGCCCCATGGCTCCGTAAAGATGAGAGCAGTTAGTCAGGTGCCAGTGATCGGCCCAGAGGATGATCTCACTGGGATCCTACTACAG CTCTTCCCTCTGAAGGTGGATCCTCGCTGGCCTCCGCCCCCTGTCCGGCCATTATCATTAGCTCTGCAGCAGACTCTGGCCCAGGAGGTCCTGCGGGCACGGCAGGGTCACATCCAGCAGGGTGGCGCTGCTGGACGACTCCTACAAGCCTTAGCAGCCCTTCTAAACTCCCCCCACGCTGGAGCCCTGGTCATGGCAATGCACCACAGCCATACAATCTCCTGCCCTCTACTGCGCCAACTCCATCTTTACCAG CGGTTGGTGTCTCAAGATGTTGGCTTCTCGTCACTGTTCTTCAACGCCGTTATGCAGATGTTGACGTGGTTGGAGAACTCAGCGGTGGAGACGGGGCCACTCCACAGCCTGCTGAAATCTCTGGCAGCACAGTACTCTCACAAACATCGCATCACAGATG TTCGTACAGGATTTCTGCACTTGGCTGAAGCGCTGGCGTATAGACGTGACTCTGAAGTGGCAGCGAGGGGAATTATTGCCTCTCTGAGAGCTGGAGAAAAATGCAACGCTGAACCTGAACTCCTACGAAAAG TGTTGCAGGGCCTCATGGAGGTGAAGTCTCCGTATCTAGAAGAGCTGTTGTCCCTGCTTATGACCATCGGTACGGAGAACGGGACCCCAGGAAACGCAGCAGGCCCAGTTGCCATGGTGATCTCTCTGCTGCTACAGGAAACAGAGGAAAGAGGGGTGAAAATAGAGGTGGATTCCAAAAT CACTGAGTCAAAGAAGCCTGGCTCGTGTTCAGGGCTGCTGGTCGACTGGCTGGAGTTGCTTGACCCAGAGGTGACCTCTGTGTGCTCAGATCTTCAGCAAAAGCTGCTTTTTGCTCAAAACAAG GCTAAAAGCAGCGGTGTGAGTGTGGCGCCCTCCTACAGGCCGTACCTTTTGGCCCTCCTCACGCACCAGTCCAACTGGAGCACATTACATCAGTGCATCAGCTCTCTGCTCAACAAGCACAGAGAGCAAAG ACTGGACCCAACCTCAGCTCTGGACTTCCTGTGGGCCTGCAGTCACATTCCCCGCATCTGGCAGGGGCGAGATCAGAAAACTCCACAG AAGCGCACTGAGCAGTTTGTGTTGAAGCTGTGTTCTGAGGAGCTCATAAGTCTGGTGGACCTCATCCTTTCTGAGTCAGAGCTGAGCTGCCGTGACTCAGCCACCTCCAAAAGCGCTCTGGACCAGGTCTCCTGCTCTCTTCTCCAGTCCCGCTTGCCCCTCCTGCACAGCTGTCTCCACTCAGACCTGGACAATGTCAAGAAAGTCTCAGAGTACCTCATCAGCTGTGTTAAGAAGTGGGGAGACAG TATAATGAGTAAGAGGTGTCAGACGCTGCTGCTGCAGATTTACCTGCACTTCCCAGAGGTCATCCAACACATCCGCTTACCAGAAGCCACCCTGAGTGCTGAGGGGGCAGCAGATGGCAGCACCTGCAAG CTGGATGTTCTCGTGCATCGTCTCATCACTCTGCTAGCTGACACAGGAGACTCCAAATCAGCTGAGAACCGTGTGTCTGATGCCAATCTGGCCTGCAGGAAACTGGCCGTATCTCACCCCGTGCTTCTACTCAG ACACCTGCCCATGATCGCTGCACTCCTGCATGGGCGCATCCACCTGAACCTGCATGAGATCAGACAGCAGACCCATCTGACCTTCTTCAGTGATGTTCTGGCTGTCCTGGAGCTGCTGCAGCCGCTGGTTTTCCACTCTGACCACCAGAGGGCACTGCAGGACTGTCTGCTGTCCTTTATCAAAGTACTGCAG AACTTTAGGAGATCATCCCGTATGCCGATCATAAACAAATTTGTGCAATTCATCCAAAAATACATAACCTATGATGCAGCATCCGCTGTGCCTTTCCTTCAGAAACACTCAGATGTGCTACA GGGACTATCTACTGAGAATCCAGACCTGGTGCAGCTCAAGTCTTTGCTCGCCGGACTTACTCTGCCTGTGAAGTCTGGTTCCTCTGAGAGCGCTGCTGAGGACAGAGACG CTGAGGATTCGTCCTCAGGCTCCCTCCCTTTGGTCAACATCTCAGCCTCCGTGCCTCTGACTGCAGCTGACATGACTAAATGCCTGAAGAAGATCTCCAAAGGAGAAGCAATTGAGG atgtGTTTGAAGGTTTGACCGAAGTGGATGAGAAATCCAAGAGAAATCCAGAAATCATTCAGTATTTTGTT